In Nodosilinea sp. PGN35, the genomic stretch CTTGATTGAGGGTGACCCCCAGCAGCTGAAGGGCCACCCGCATGCTGGTCACCGGGGTGCGCAGCTCGTGGGAAACGGTGCTGAGAAAGTCGTCTTTGAGGGTGTTGAGCCGCTCTAGCTCCGCCACCTGCGACTGGGCCGCCTGGTACAGCCGCGCCTGGCGAATGGCGATCGCACACTGGTTTGCCACCTGCTGCACCAGGCGAATCTCAATGTCGTTAAAGCCGTAGTCGCGATCGTTGATCAGCCACAGGTCGCCCAGCACCCCCCGGTCATCCACCACCGGGCAGGCCAGCATGGCCACGTAGCCCCGCACCGGGTTGGGCTCCACCGAGCAAAACTGAAAATACTGACCGTCCAGCAGCTGGTGGTAGACCTCCGGAAAAGCCTCCATCTGAGCCACCCGTCCCTGGTAGGAGGGGCTAGAGCTGTTGTACTCGTAATAGATCGTCGACGTGCCCTGCTCCAGGTCGTAGAGGGAAGTGTTCGACCCCTTCACCTCCAGGGCCTCGGTCAGCTCCTTCACCGCCGTCAGCATGATCTGGTTGACATCTAGACTGTCGCGCACCCGGTCGGTAATCCGCTTTAGCGTCGCCTCAAACTCCAGGGCGGTCTGCAACTCCTCGGTGCGCTGGGCCACCTGCTGCTCCAGGTCGGTATTTAGCCGCTGCACCTGATTGTAGAGGCGGGCCTGCTTGATCGCACCGCCCACCTGGGTAGACACCTCCCGCAGGGTCTCAATTTCCCAGGCAGCCCAGGGGCGGGGGCCGCTACAGTTGAGGGCACACACCAGACCGTAGAGAGCATCCCCCTGCACAATGGGCATAATCAGGCAGGCTTTGACCCGGGCCTGGTCAAACTTGGCCAGGTAGGCCGGGGGCAGATGGGCCGTGGCAATGTCGTCGATCACCTCCATTTCGCCCTGGCGGTAGCGCATTAGATCCGCCGGAATAAAGCTGAGATCGGTTTGGGCGATCGCTGAGTTGGCCATAGCGCCACTGGCCGATTCGGCCACCACCCCGTTGTAGTCGGGGTCAAAACTGTAGAACAGCACCCGATCGATGCGTAAAAAGCGGCGCACCTCGTTGACCGTTGTCTGCAACAAATCTTCAGAGTTGAGCGATTGCAGCAGATGCTGAGCGATCGCCCCCAGCAGCCGCTCCCGCTCCGACTGCCGCTGGAGCGTTTGCTCCACCTCGTGGAGGGGGGTGACATCCTGCAGGCTCACCATCAGCTGGGGTTCACCGTTGGCAGCCCCAAAGCGCTGCACCGTCGCCAGCAGTCGGCGGTGTTCCCCATGCGCGTCGGCCAGCTCCACCCAGACGGTTTGATCCTGCCCACTGGCCAGGGCACCCTCGGCAGCCCCCAGCACCGCCTGACTCACCTGCGGCGGCAGGATGTCCTTGCCCTGCTGCCCCTGCCCCAGCCATCGATCGCCCCCCAGCAGAGCCGCACAGGCCCGGTTGCAAAAGCGCCAGCGATCGCGGGCATCGGTTATCCAGAGCGGTGTTGCGATCGCATTGAGAACTTCTTCGAGCGCGGCAGTGGCGACCTCAGACTGAGGCCGCCCTCCCTGGGGCAAGGGGTCGAGGGGCAGAGTAGACATAACCGGGGCTCAGGGAGATTAGGTAACAATAACCTTGGCAAAAAGGGACGCATGCTCTACAAACACTATGCCCAGAGCCGCCGGAGAATAACCTAGCCCAGCCCCACAAAAATTCCCACAAACATTTACTGCTAAAAATTGCCGCCAGCTATTTGCTTAGCAGCTCCTATGGTCTATAATCGTAGACCGTGCACATTTGCAGGCCCTATGAACGCAGAGGAAATCATCCGCTCAATTGAGGCGGAGCAGCTAAAGACCGACCTGCCCACCATCTACGTCGGCGACACTATCCGTGTTGGCGTGCGAATTCAGGAAGGTGGAAAAGAGCGGATCCAGCCCTACGAGGGCACCGTCATCGCCATGCGCAATGGCGGCATCAATCGCTCCGTCACGGTGCGAAAGATTTTTCAGGGGGTCGGCGTTGAGCGGGTATTTCTGCTCCACGCGCCCAAGGTGGCTAGCGTTGCCGTGCTGCGCCGGGGTAAGGCTCGTCGGGCCAAGCTTTACTACCTGCGCGATCGCGTTGGTAAGGCCACCCGTCTGAAGCAGCGTTTTGATCGCCCAATCAACTAGAATTGAGTAAGGTTGGGCAGCGGTGCTAGAGCAGCACCTGGTTTCATGCGTCCTTAGTTCAGTTGGTAGAACGCGGGTCTCCAAAACCCGATGTCGGGGGTTCGAGTCCTCCAGGGCGCGCTGAGTAGCGGCAGCGGCAAACCTTAGCCCTTACAGCCCTCGGGCTGATCCAAGCGCTGGGGTTTGTCCCTGTCCTTAACTCGTTACCAAGCCAGGAGCCGTGTAGCTCTCCAGGCCCATCGTTATCTCAGATAATCTAGGCCGACTCGTCGGCTTAGGTTTTTCCGTTAGTCAGTGTGGATAAGCGCCAACAGGAGCCAAGCCAGTGGTTAAAAAAGACGCCGCAGTAGAGTCTAAGGGTAAGTCCTCAGACGCCCAGGGCGCTGAGCAGGGCTTCAGTGTAGGTGCCTTCCTGCAGGGCACTAAAGAAGAGCTGGGCAAGGTGGTTTGGCCCAGTCGGCAGCAGCTCATCAGTGAGTCAGCCGCCGTTATTCTGATGGTTAGCCTGTCCGCAACGCTAATTTATCTGGTGGATCGTCTGTTTGGGTGGGTTTCGGGGCAAGTATTCTAATGGCGGTAACCGAAGACGACTTTAACTACGACGACACTCCCCTCGACGAGCCTTTGGAGCATGATCCTGAGGCAGAGGGTGCCCCGGTGTCCGAAGACGGCAACGAGGGTGAATCGGCTCGCTACTACCAGCGCAAGGCCCGGTGGTATGCCGTACAGGTGGCCTCGGGCTGCGAAAAGCGGGTCAAGGTCAACCTCGAGCAGCGCATCGGCACCCTAGACGTGGTCAACCGCATTTTTCAAGTCGAGATTCCCCAGACCCCAGCGGTAAAGCTCCGTAAGGACGGCAGCCGTCAAAACATTGACGAGAAGGTTTTTCCGGGCTACGTTCTGGTGCGCATGTACATGGATGACGAGGCCTGGTCGGTGGTCAAAAATACCCCCCACGTCATCAACTTCGTCGGGGCTGAGCAGCGTCGGGCCTACGGTCGCGGCCGTGGCCACGTCAAACCCATGCCCCTGGGCATGGGTGAGGTCAAGCGCATTTTCAAGCGCACCGAAGAACAAAAGCCGGTGATCAAAGTCGATATGGCCCCTGGAGACAAAATCACCGTGCTCTCGGGGCCCTTCAAAGACTTCGAGGGTGAGGTGGTGGAAGTCAGTCCCGAGCGCAGCAAGCTCAAGGCTCTGCTGTCCATCTTTGGGCGCGATACCCCCGTCGAGCTGGAATTTAACCAAGTGGAAAAAGAGAGTTAATTAATGGCTAAGAAAGTTGTAGCGCTGATTAAGCTGGCAATTCCTGCGGGGAAGGCCAACCCAGCTCCCCCCATTGGCCCAGCGCTGGGTCAGCACGGGGTCAATATCATGGCGTTCTGCAAAGAGTACAACGCCCGCACCCAGGAAAAGGTGGGTCTTGTCGTACCGGTTGAAATCTCGGTCTTTGAAGACCGCAGTTTTACCTTTATTCTCAAGACACCGCCCGCCTCGGTGCTAATCAAAAAAGCCGCCGGTATTGAGCGTGGTTCGGGTGAGCCCCGCACCAAAAAAGTGGGCTCCATCACCCGGGCTCAGCTCAAAGAGATCGCCGAGACCAAAATGCCTGACCTCAACGCCAACGACATTGATGCGGCTATGAATATCGTTGAGGGTACCGCCCGCAACATGGGTGTTACGGTGTCTGACTAGGGCATTGCGCGATCGCAAGTGCCGCTGTTGGCGCTATTAAAATTTCACTTGTTCACCACTACGGGGAAGAGGCCTAGCTTCGTTAGACCCCAAGGAGATCACCATGGCTAAAGTATCCAAGCGCCTGCGCGAAGCCCAGGCTAAAGTAGAAGACCGCCTCTACGAGCCCCTGGAGGCCCTAGAGCTGCTCAAGGAAACCGCGACGGCTAAGTTTGTGGAGTCAGCCGAGGCCCACATTCGCCTGGGTATCGATCCCAAGTACACCGATCAGCAGCTGCGCACCACGGTTATTTTGCCGAAGGGTACCGGCCAAACCATCCGTGTGGCCGTCATTGCCAAGGGCGAAAAAGTGGCCGAGGCCACCGCCGCTGGCGCTGATCTGGTGGGTTCTGAAGAACTGATCGACGAAATTCAGAAGGGCATGATGGACTTTGACATCCTGATTGCCACTCCCGACGTCATGCCCCAGGTGGCCAAGCTGGGGCGGCAGCTTGGCCCCCGCGGCCTGATGCCCTCCCCCAAGGGTGGCACCGTGACCTTCGACCTGCCCCAGGCTATCAGCGAATTTAAAGCCGGTAAGCTAGAGTTTCGCGCCGACAAAACGGGCATCGTCCATGTTATGTTTGGCAAGGCCGACTTTAGCGCTGAGGATTTGCTGATCAACCTCAAAGCGCTGCAGGAGTCCGTTGACCGCAACCGTCCGTCTGGAGCAAAGGGCCGCTACTGGAGAACCGTAGCGATCGCCTCCACCATGGGGCCGTCTATTCGCCTCGACGTGAACGCCCTGCGCGACTTTAAACTGGCCGACATGGTTTCGGCCCAGTAAGAGCTTTACCCCTCCAGGAGTTACGCCCACTGACAAAACCCCTACAACTTCATAGACGACCAGAGACAGCAGGTGCTAGCCCAGCGCTGCATAAACCCTGCCGAGGTTGACATGGATGACTGTAGTGCTCTTGCCCAAGCTGAGCACTTCTAGTTGTTGGTCTAACCCCGGCACAGCTGTCGGGGTTTTGTTGTTTTAGGTTCATTGCGGCCAAGGGCGTAGTCCCACCCTGGAGCGGGTAATTGAGTTTCCAATCCCCAACTAAAAGGAGGTGAGATCGATATGGGGAGAACCCTAGCGAATAAGAAAGAGCTGGTGGCCGAAATTCAGGCCCTGCTAGACGATGCCCAGCTAGCCTTTGTGATTGACTACAAAGGTCTAACGGTGGCCGAAATTAGCGACCTGCGCAACCGGCTGCGCCCCAAGGGGGCCGAGTGCAAGATCGCCAAGAACACGCTGATGCGGATCGCCGTTGACGGCAACGACAACTGGCAGCCCATCACCGAGTTTCTCAAAGATTCTTCAGCCTTTGTGCTGGTTAAAGAAGACTTTGGCGGGGCCATCAAAGAGTACCAGGCGTTCCAAAAAGACACCAAAAAAACCACCCTCCGGGGCGGTGTCATGGAAGGTCAGGCGCTGACCGAAGACCAGATTAAGGCGATCACCGACCTGCCCACCAAGGAGCAGCTCATGGCTCGTCTGGCCGTGGCCATCAAGGCAATGCCAACTCGGGTAGCGGTGGGCGTCAACGCCGTACCGACCAAACTGGCCGTCGGCGTCAAAGAGGTGCCCGCATCTCTGGCCCGTGCCCTCAAGGCAGTCTCCGAAAAAGATGCGGCCTAGGCTCATCTGGCACGATTTTGTCTGTGTTTAATGTTTTCAACCAGGAGTTAACCGGTAACTATGTCTGCTAAAACTGATGAAATTCTCGAACAGCTAAAGTCTCTCTCTCTGCTAGAAGCTTCCGAGCTGGTCAAGCAAATTGAGGAAGCCTTTGGCGTTGACGCCTCTGCCTCCGCTGGCGGCGGCATGATGATGATGGCCCCCGGCATGATGGGTGGTGGTGCTGCGGCTGCGGCTGAGCCCGAAGAAGAGAAGACCGAATTTGACGTGGTGCTCGAAGAAGTGCCCGCCGACAAGAAAATCGCCGTTCTCAAGGTTGTGCGCAGCCTGACCGGTTTGGGTCTGAAGGAAGCCAAGGAACTGGTGGAAGCCGCTCCCAAGGCCGTTAAGGAAGCCACCACCAAAGACGATGCTGAAGATGCCAAGAAGCAGCTGGAAGAAGCGGGCGGCAAGGTCTCCGTCAAGTAACCCAATGCTTTGGTCCTAGGACTCAGTATTGGGCAGCTCCCCATGAAATCAAATCATGGGGAGCTTTTTTGGTTTAGAGCATCTCAACTAAAAATATATCCATGCCAAGCAGGCGAACTTGCCCGTTGGGTCGGTCGCAGTGAAATCCCAAATCTTGAGTTGGAACCCTCTAGGGTCGTCTTTCCCGACCTCAGGCATCGGCTCCCTGGGTAGCCAACCACCCTTGGGGGAGTTAGCATTGGGGGTGAATGTATGGAGGTTGGCCATGGCGCAACACCTAAAGCGATGGGAGTCGCCCCGCAAGTCAGGGCGCAACGATAAGGGGCGAGGCGGTACTGCCCGCCAGCGACAGCTGCAAAAACGACAGCAAACCCTGCGTAAGCGTTTGAATGGGCGACCTGAGCAAAACAATCAAACACCGCCAAGGGAGCAAGTTGCTCCCTTTTTTATTGCCTACCGCTTACCTGCCGAATTGCCCATAGCCAGTTGGCTGGGACCCTTGCGGTGGTCAGGAGCAGAATCCTGCTGCCAGAGATAATCTAGTACTGCCTGGCAGAAATATGGCCACCGTTGCTGAGGTTGTCAGGTCTCGGGTGTCAGGTGTCAGGAATGGTTGGCTGACTTATGCCTCAGGCTAGTAGGCCGATGCTCGACCTACTAGCCTGAAAGTAAGCCAACTGACTGTCTAAACCAGCTCCATGGCACCCACGACGGTGGGAATGAGTTCGGACACCGTCGGGTGGATCGGCATGGCCCACTGCAGGGTGGTGTAGGGCTGATCGGCATTCATTGTATCGATCAGGCCGTGGATGGCCTCGTCGCCGCCCGTCCCCAGGATGGCCGCCCCAAGAATGCGCTGGGTTTCGGCGTCGGCCACAATTTTGATGAAGCCCTGGGTCTCACCCTTTTCAATGGCGCGGCCCACCCTGGTCATCGGTCTGGTGCCCACCAGCAGGGGGCGGCCCAGGGCTCGGGCCTCGGCTTCGGTCAGGCCCACGCGCCCCAGGGGTGGATCGATATAGAGGGCGTAACCAAGGATGCGATCGCTCACCCGCCGATCGGCACCGTCTAGCAAATTGGCCGCAACAATCTCAAAATCGTTGTAGGCGGTGTGGGTAAATGCCCCTCGACCGTTACAGTCGCCCAAGGCCCAAATGCCCGGCACCGTGGTGCGGAGCTGGTCATCGACTGTGATGTAGCCGTGGGTATCGGTGGCTACCCCGGCGCGATCGAGGCCCAGATCGTCGGTGTTGGGCTGCCGACCCACCGCCAGCAGCACATGGCTGCCCAGCACCTCCGGCGCGCCCTCGGTGCAGTTGACCTGCACCACCACGCCCTCCTCGTGGGGGGTAAAGGCAATGCATTCGGCATTGGTGCGAATCTGAATGCCCTCGGCTGCCAGAATGTCTTGAATGGCGGCAGACACATCCTCGTCTTCGCGGGAGACGAGGCGCGGCCCCTTTTCAACTACCGTGACCTCTGCCCCAAAGCGGCGGTAGATTTGGGCAAACTCTAGGCCGATGTAGCTGCCGCCCACCACCACCAGGTGGCGCGGCAGGACGTCTAGCGCCAGCAGGGAGGTATTGGTCAGGTAATCGACCTGTCTCAGACCGGGCATATCGGGCACCCGCGCCCGGCCTCCGACATTGATAAAAATCTGCGGCGCAGTGAACAGCTCGTCGCCCACCCGCACGGTGTTTGGCCCCTCAAAGCGGGCCTGACCGTGGATGACGCTCAGGCCCGCCAGGCTTCCCAGCCAGCCCTCAACCCCGGCGCGGGAGTTGGCCACAACAGCCCGCGCCCGGGCTTTAACCCGCTGTATGTCAACCTCGATCGCACCGGGGATGACCACGCCATAGTCAGCGGCCCGGCGGGCCAGATGGGCGGCATAGGCGCTAGCCACCAGGGTCTTAGTCGGCGTGCAGCCGGTGTTGACACAGGTGCCGCCCAACAAGTGGCGCTCGATCAGCGCCACGGTCTGGCCTGCGGCGGTCAGTCGTCCGGCCAGGGGTGGCCCGGCCTGGCCCGCTCCAATAATCAGCGCGTCAAAGGATTGGCTCACGGCAGCAGCCCCACCACTAAAATTGCTCCACCAATGGCGACGGCGTCTTCGATCAGCGCCGCCGGTAGGTCACGGCCCAGGGCGGTGGCCAGCCGGGTCCGAACCGCCGCCCCGCCCAGGGTGCCAATCACAGCACCGATTACCCCTGCGACTAGCCCGACCCCCAGGGCACCACCCGCCCCGCCGCCCAGGCTAGCACCGGCTAGGGCACCGCTCAGCAGACGAGCCCCAAACTGCACCGGCACCTTGCGGCTGGGGGTCGCGGGCAGCTGATCGCTCACCAGTTCGGCCAGCGCCAGCAGCGAGAAAATCCAGGGCGTGAGGCGATCGCCCATAAACGCCAGCCAGCTACCGTCGAGATCCAGGTAGCCCAGGTAGGCCGCCCAGCTCATTGCAGCCGGGGCGGTCAGGGCGCGCAGTCCGGCAATGATGCCAATAACCAGGGCCAAAACATAGATCATGATCGCAAGCATGAGTTAGCAATGGCTAACGCCATAATCTTGAAATCATGGCATATCCAACCCATGAGTGCAGGTATTTAACTAGACCGTTACGATAGCCCCCGCCATCCGAGGTTGAGAGGCAGGGCACACGCCGCTGCCAGGTCAGCCAATTAGCAGTTCTTCTTCGGGATATTGAATGGCCGACGGCTTGGGATCGCCCAGCAGGGCACCCATAAATAGCAGTACCCCCACCCGCCCCAGGTACATGGTGAAAATAACGATGTACTTGCCAAAGTCGGAAAGGTCGGCCGTAATGCCGGTGGACAGACCTACGGTGGCAAAGGCCGACACCGCTTCAAAGAAGACCTTAATGAAGCTCAAGTTGGGGTTGCTAATGGAGATTAGAGCCGTGGCACTGACTACCACCAGGCCCGACCCGACAACCACGGCGATCGCCTTTAGCACTCGGCTGACCGGTATCTGCCGTCGAAAGCAGAGCACCTGCTCCTTGCCCTGGAGCGCCATACGAGTGGCCGCTAGCAAAATACGAATGGTGGTGGTCTTAATGCCCCCTCCGGTACTGCCGGGGCTCGCCCCAATAAACATCAGGGCAATCATGATAAACAGCGAAGCGTTGCCCATGGCCCCAATGTCAATGGTGTTGAACCCAGCCGTGCGGGCAATCACCGACTGAAACCAGGCCATCAGCAGTTTGTGTTGGGGGTCTGCCGCGCCCAGCGTCAAGGGGTTGGGGTACTCAATGACAAAAAAAGCCAGGGTACCCAGCACCAGCAGCACGACGGTGGTGCTGGTCACAATTTTGAAGTTGAGGGAAAACAAATTGCGGCAGCGATTGCCGGCCAGCCGATTGCGCAGCCAGGTGAGAAATTCCATAATCACCTGGTACCCGATGCCGCCCATGATCACGAGGAGCGTGATCACAAGATTTACCCAGGGGTTGAGGGCGTAGCGTACAATGCTGTCCTCAAACAGGCTAAAGCCAGCATTGTTGAAGGCGCTAATGCTGTGGAACACCGAGAGCCATAGCCCATAGCCCGAGCCGTAGTCTTGGCTAAAGACGGGGTAGAGGCAAAACAGCCCCGTCAGCTCAAACACCATGGTCATGGCAATGATCGAGAGAACCAGCGACTTGCCCCCAGCCAGGGCAGTATTATCCATCGACTGCTGAATGGCCAGGCGCTCCTTGAGGCCCAGCCGGCGGCCCAGCAGCAGCACCAAAAAGGTGTTGGCGGTCATGTAGCCTAACCCCCCCACCTGAATCAGGGTGAGAATCACCGCTTCGCCAAAAGGGGAAAAGTAGCTGCCCGTATCGACTACAATCAGGCCGGTGACGCAGACGGCGGAGGTAGCGGTAAACAGCGCTACCAGGGGGTCATTCCACTCGCCACTGGCGGTGGCAAAGGGCAGCAGCAGCAGCATTGTACCCACGCTGATCAGCACTAAAAAACCAAGGCATATGGTGCGCGGTACCGTCATCTGCATGGGCTGGGCATTCCGTAATACAAGGCGTAAAGAGGGAACTGGAGAGGCAACCCTATATTTCCACGAGTTGACGCTCTCGACCACTATGGCGCAAGATTTAACCGGCTAGGCCAAGCTGTTCTCTAGGTGTCGAGTTGTCATGACCAATGTTTTGTACAAAAAGATTCAGACTTTCTACGACGACTCCTCGGGGCTGTGGGAGCAGATCTGGGGTGAACACATGCACCACGGCTACTACGGAGCCGACGGTCGCCAGCGCAAAGACCGCCGCCAGGCCCAGATCGATTTGATTGACGAGTGCTTAGCCTGGGCGGCGGTCAGCCAGGCGGAGGATATTCTCGACTGCGGCTGCGGCATCGGCGGCAGCGCCCTGGAGCTGGCCAGCCGGTTTGGGGCCAGGGTAACGGGCGTTACCCTCAGTCCGGTGCAGGCCCAGCGGGCTACCGAGCGGGCCATGGCGGCCAATTTAGCCGGAGAGACCGCCCCCAGGGCCACGTTTCAGGTAGCGGATGCCCTGAATACCCCGTTTGCTGACCACAGCTTTGACCTGGTGTGGTCGATGGAAAGCGGCGAACACATGCCCGATAAGGTGGCGTTCTTGCAGGAGTGCTACCGGGTGCTAAAGCCGGGGGGCAAGCTGCTGATGGCCACCTGGTGCCATCGTCCCACAACCTCCCTGGGCGGGCCGCTGACCTGGCTGGAGCAGCGGCAGCTCGACTGGATCTACCGTGTCTATGGCCTGCCCTACGTGATTGCTCTACCCGACTATGAGGCGATCGCCCAAAACTGCGGCTTTAGCCAGCTCAAGGCCGCCGACTGGTCGCTGGCGGTGGCCCCTTTTTGGGATGAGGTGATTGCCTCGGCGCTCAGCCCTGAGGGACTGGCAGGGTTGATTCAGGCGGGGCCTGGCACCCTGCAAGGGGCCTTGGCCCTGGGGCCAATGCGCCAGGGGCTGTACAGCGGTCTCATTCGCTACGGGCTGCTGTGCGCGGTGCGCTAGAGCGGGGTGCGCCAGGTCAGACAGCAAAAAAAAGGTGAGTTTCGTACGAAACTCACCCTGGAGTTGTAGCTGTAGCCAATCCGGTTAGGACAATTTTCCCAGGAACGTTCAAACGTTTTGGCGGCCTTTGGTGTCGTAACCAGCGTGACTGTGGCTATGGTACCTAGTTGTTCTCTACCTGAGCCCTACTGAGGCCGGGCGGCCGGGCAGTCAATGGCCCGCACGGCAACGGCGGCGGTGTAGTCCCGCAGGGCGTTGGTGTTGGGCGCAAAGCTAGTGCCGGTTTCGTTGAGGGGGGTAGCGATCGCGCAGAAAGCCGCCATCTGCCGGATCGTAGCTTCGGCCCAGTGACCGCTGATGTCGGTAAAGGCGGGCGGATTGCTGATGTTGGGAATAATCCCCCCGGTGGCCTGATCGCGTCCGGGCACCGGGCTGGTGCTGGTGGTATCGCCTGCGCCCGCATCGGCCCGCACCAGCGCCAGTTTGTTGGCCATGGCCATCAGCTCAGCTCGGGAGACGTTGTCGGCGGGGCGGAACCGACCGGTGCCAGCGTCGCCGGTGACAATACCCAGCTGCCTGGCCTGCTGAATTTTGACCGCGCTCCAGCGATTGGCGGCGACATCGGAGAAGGGGGCGCTAAAGACCGCCTGGGGAAGCTCAGCGATCACGGAGGACGGCAAAACCACCCGAGCGGTTTCCATAATCACCGAGACCGCCTGCTCGCGGGTGAGGGGAGCGGTGGGCCTAAAGGTGCCGTCTTCGGGGAAGCCCGAGATGACGCCGAGGCCAGCGGCGCGGGTGATTTCAGCGGCATAGCGGTTGCCGCGAATGTCGTTGAAGGCCAGGGCGGGCGGTGTTACCGGGGGCGTTACCACGGGTGGCGTACCACCGCCGGTCTCACTGCCCTGGAGCTGAGCCAGGGTGAGATCGTTGGTGAAGTACACCAGGTGCGAGCTGACGATCTGCCCGTTGAAGGTGCGCTTGGTGAGCGACCAGCCGGGGTTGAGGTCGATTTGCGTAAAGCCCGTGGGGCTAATACCGTTGGCCCGGCCAATGGTGATGCGATCGCGCGAAACCGTGCTGGGCGCAAACTGGAGCAGCAGATCGCCGTTGCGCTGGTTAACCTCAAATCTTGCCCCGGCTACGTCCTGTCCGTTGAGGCGCACTGCGTAGCCATTGCTGTCGCGCTGGAGCCGACAGATGCCGGTAAAGTCGAAGGAGTTCCACAGGGCATTGACCTGGGTGGGCTCGCCACCGGGGTTGACAATGCTCCAGCAGGGCGGGCTGGCCTGAACTTGCTCAACAATATAGAGACGGTAGGGCTGGGCCACGCTGCCGGGTACCGCCACCACTAAAAAGTTGGCCGCATTGATGGCCACCGTATCGAAGGTCTGGGCCAGTCGTGTGTCCGTCTGACGCACCGTGGGCTGCACCGACGCGGAGTTAGGGGCAATAGCCTGCCCCGCCCCACCCAGTACCCCAAGCGTGGCTGCGGTCAGCGCAGCCGCTTTTAACATTGACATAGGATTCATTGTCACCCGTCCTAGATAGCGATTTGTGATGTGGGGATAGTTGCTCTACCCTAGCCCCGGCAAGCGGCGGCAAATTTTGGCTTTCAACCACTTATCAGACCGTCTAAACAGTCGGCATAACGGCTCAATAGTTGAGTAGTGAAGCAATTTGCCCAGACCTAAAACCTGGGTCGCCGACCCTGAAGGCCAGCCTTAAACCAACCATAGCCATGGGGCACGACCAGACCCTCCTAAGCTCGGCCGAATGAGGACAGCCAGCGGCGCGGCCCACCCGACCAGCCTAGAAAGCCGCCATCATTGTAGGGAATTGCCAGTATACAACCCTACTTTTTGCAGGATTTGCTTAGGATTCGTTGCAAAACCTCACTCTCGGGTGCGGTCTCCACCCCGGCAGAGCTGAGCTAGATCTGAAACTCGTCCAGGGAGGTTGAGGACAGCCCCGCCGGGGCGATCGCCCGGCTGACCGAAGCTTTGTAGCTCTCCTGCTGGGTCACCATATCGACGGAAATCGCCTCAAACCAGGCTTCCAGGCAGCCCAGGGGGGCCGTCAGCTGCACACTGCCCTCCATCTGCCCCCGGCCGTTGGGCAGCAGGTTGAGCACCTGGCGCGGCTCGTCGGCCAGGGTGCGGGTCTGGGGATCGGTAATCCAAACTTTGAGGTAAAGACGGTTGGCGTGAAAGGGCACCCGCAGGGTTACCACCACCGGCTCGCCCGCCGTCAGATCACCCTCCGGCAGCTCCAGACTCGGCATCGGCGGGGTCACCACCGCCGCCGGGGACTCGGTCTCTGAGTCGGCTCCCGCCGTCGAGAGGCGTTCTAGATCCCCCAGGGTGGGGTCTTCGTCGGCGTAGATGACCACTTCCCCGGCAAAGGGAACAAAGGGGGGCGGCTCAACC encodes the following:
- a CDS encoding FAD-containing oxidoreductase, which translates into the protein MSQSFDALIIGAGQAGPPLAGRLTAAGQTVALIERHLLGGTCVNTGCTPTKTLVASAYAAHLARRAADYGVVIPGAIEVDIQRVKARARAVVANSRAGVEGWLGSLAGLSVIHGQARFEGPNTVRVGDELFTAPQIFINVGGRARVPDMPGLRQVDYLTNTSLLALDVLPRHLVVVGGSYIGLEFAQIYRRFGAEVTVVEKGPRLVSREDEDVSAAIQDILAAEGIQIRTNAECIAFTPHEEGVVVQVNCTEGAPEVLGSHVLLAVGRQPNTDDLGLDRAGVATDTHGYITVDDQLRTTVPGIWALGDCNGRGAFTHTAYNDFEIVAANLLDGADRRVSDRILGYALYIDPPLGRVGLTEAEARALGRPLLVGTRPMTRVGRAIEKGETQGFIKIVADAETQRILGAAILGTGGDEAIHGLIDTMNADQPYTTLQWAMPIHPTVSELIPTVVGAMELV
- a CDS encoding DUF4126 domain-containing protein, giving the protein MIYVLALVIGIIAGLRALTAPAAMSWAAYLGYLDLDGSWLAFMGDRLTPWIFSLLALAELVSDQLPATPSRKVPVQFGARLLSGALAGASLGGGAGGALGVGLVAGVIGAVIGTLGGAAVRTRLATALGRDLPAALIEDAVAIGGAILVVGLLP
- a CDS encoding TrkH family potassium uptake protein: MTVPRTICLGFLVLISVGTMLLLLPFATASGEWNDPLVALFTATSAVCVTGLIVVDTGSYFSPFGEAVILTLIQVGGLGYMTANTFLVLLLGRRLGLKERLAIQQSMDNTALAGGKSLVLSIIAMTMVFELTGLFCLYPVFSQDYGSGYGLWLSVFHSISAFNNAGFSLFEDSIVRYALNPWVNLVITLLVIMGGIGYQVIMEFLTWLRNRLAGNRCRNLFSLNFKIVTSTTVVLLVLGTLAFFVIEYPNPLTLGAADPQHKLLMAWFQSVIARTAGFNTIDIGAMGNASLFIMIALMFIGASPGSTGGGIKTTTIRILLAATRMALQGKEQVLCFRRQIPVSRVLKAIAVVVGSGLVVVSATALISISNPNLSFIKVFFEAVSAFATVGLSTGITADLSDFGKYIVIFTMYLGRVGVLLFMGALLGDPKPSAIQYPEEELLIG
- a CDS encoding methyltransferase domain-containing protein, which translates into the protein MTNVLYKKIQTFYDDSSGLWEQIWGEHMHHGYYGADGRQRKDRRQAQIDLIDECLAWAAVSQAEDILDCGCGIGGSALELASRFGARVTGVTLSPVQAQRATERAMAANLAGETAPRATFQVADALNTPFADHSFDLVWSMESGEHMPDKVAFLQECYRVLKPGGKLLMATWCHRPTTSLGGPLTWLEQRQLDWIYRVYGLPYVIALPDYEAIAQNCGFSQLKAADWSLAVAPFWDEVIASALSPEGLAGLIQAGPGTLQGALALGPMRQGLYSGLIRYGLLCAVR
- a CDS encoding DUF3747 domain-containing protein, which gives rise to MSMLKAAALTAATLGVLGGAGQAIAPNSASVQPTVRQTDTRLAQTFDTVAINAANFLVVAVPGSVAQPYRLYIVEQVQASPPCWSIVNPGGEPTQVNALWNSFDFTGICRLQRDSNGYAVRLNGQDVAGARFEVNQRNGDLLLQFAPSTVSRDRITIGRANGISPTGFTQIDLNPGWSLTKRTFNGQIVSSHLVYFTNDLTLAQLQGSETGGGTPPVVTPPVTPPALAFNDIRGNRYAAEITRAAGLGVISGFPEDGTFRPTAPLTREQAVSVIMETARVVLPSSVIAELPQAVFSAPFSDVAANRWSAVKIQQARQLGIVTGDAGTGRFRPADNVSRAELMAMANKLALVRADAGAGDTTSTSPVPGRDQATGGIIPNISNPPAFTDISGHWAEATIRQMAAFCAIATPLNETGTSFAPNTNALRDYTAAVAVRAIDCPAARPQ